A single genomic interval of Bradyrhizobium japonicum USDA 6 harbors:
- the livM gene encoding high-affinity branched-chain amino acid ABC transporter permease LivM: MTVLSSNTAKPATDIPALLKTAFVNALIALVLFSLMVGVRTEAGSDGQLTYWTRFGELASLVAAVFGGSIVLGLLRQWIGPNGTDKLVPPAVRSGMSFLGRYLAPVLLIFTVLVPVIFYDQRYILDLAILVLTYVMLGWGLNVVVGLAGLLDLGYVAFYAVGAYSYALLATNFGWSFWVCLPLAGILAAFWGVLLGFPVLRLRGDYLAIVTLAFGEIIRLVIINWQSLTGGPNGVSSIPRPSFFGIPLDNSDNGLAARLGIEYSPTHRIVFLFYLILALALLTNWVTIRLRRLPIGRAWEALREDEVACRALGINTTTTKLTAFATGAMFGGFAGAFFATRQGFISPESFTFQESALVLAIVVLGGMGSQLGVALAALAMIGGFELFRGLETYRMLVFGMAMVLIMIWRPRGLIGHRAPTVYLTKAQAISSDLVKEGHG; the protein is encoded by the coding sequence GTGACAGTTCTCTCGAGCAATACCGCCAAACCTGCAACGGACATCCCCGCTCTGCTGAAGACGGCCTTCGTCAACGCCCTGATCGCGCTGGTGCTGTTCTCGCTGATGGTCGGCGTCCGCACCGAAGCGGGTTCCGACGGCCAGCTCACCTATTGGACCCGCTTCGGCGAGCTCGCCTCCCTCGTTGCCGCCGTGTTCGGCGGCTCGATCGTGCTAGGGCTTTTGCGACAGTGGATCGGTCCCAACGGCACCGACAAGCTGGTGCCACCGGCTGTACGCAGCGGCATGTCGTTTCTGGGCCGCTACCTGGCGCCCGTTCTTCTGATCTTCACGGTGCTTGTGCCGGTGATCTTCTACGACCAGCGCTATATCCTCGATCTCGCGATCCTCGTGCTCACCTATGTGATGCTGGGCTGGGGGCTGAACGTCGTGGTCGGGCTCGCCGGCCTGCTCGATCTCGGCTACGTCGCTTTCTACGCAGTGGGCGCCTATTCCTACGCGCTGCTTGCCACCAATTTCGGCTGGTCGTTCTGGGTCTGCCTGCCGCTCGCCGGCATCCTCGCCGCGTTCTGGGGCGTGCTGCTCGGCTTCCCCGTGCTGCGCCTGCGCGGCGACTATCTCGCCATCGTGACGCTCGCCTTCGGCGAAATCATCCGCCTCGTCATCATCAACTGGCAGAGCCTCACCGGCGGCCCCAACGGCGTCTCCAGCATTCCCCGCCCCTCCTTCTTCGGCATCCCGCTCGACAACAGCGACAACGGGCTCGCCGCCAGGCTCGGCATCGAATATTCGCCGACCCACCGCATCGTCTTTCTGTTCTATCTGATCCTGGCGCTTGCGCTGCTCACCAACTGGGTGACGATCCGGCTGCGCCGCCTGCCCATCGGCCGCGCCTGGGAGGCCTTGCGCGAGGACGAGGTCGCCTGCCGCGCGCTCGGCATCAACACCACGACCACCAAGCTCACGGCGTTCGCGACCGGCGCCATGTTCGGCGGCTTTGCCGGTGCGTTCTTCGCGACGCGCCAGGGCTTCATCAGTCCGGAATCCTTCACCTTCCAGGAATCGGCGCTGGTGCTCGCCATCGTCGTGCTCGGCGGCATGGGCTCGCAGCTCGGCGTCGCGCTCGCCGCGCTCGCCATGATCGGCGGCTTCGAGCTGTTCCGCGGCCTCGAGACCTACCGCATGCTGGTGTTCGGCATGGCCATGGTGCTGATCATGATCTGGCGGCCGCGCGGCCTGATCGGCCATCGCGCGCCGACCGTGTATCTGACCAAGGCGCAGGCGATCTCCTCCGACCTCGTCAAGGAAGGTCACGGATGA
- a CDS encoding ABC transporter permease subunit: protein MDYFAQQLINGLVLGSIYGLIAIGYTMVYGIVGMINFAHGDVFMIGGFIALITFLILVSLGLTAIPVILLVVLLVSMAITALYGWTIERIAYRPLRHSFRLAPMLSAIGMSFVLTNYSQVAQGARVKPIPPFITGGYTLHESADGFVIQLSNIQIMVVLTTIVLLGIFTWLVSRTRLGRDMRACEQDQTMAALLGVNVDRTISMTFVIGAALAAVAGLMYLLYYGLVDFFMGFVAGIKAFTAAVLGGIGSLPGAMLGGLAIGLIETFWSAYFSVEYKDVAAFSILIVVLIFMPTGLLGRPEVEKV, encoded by the coding sequence ATGGATTATTTCGCCCAGCAGCTCATCAACGGTCTCGTTCTGGGCTCGATCTACGGCCTGATCGCCATCGGCTATACGATGGTCTACGGCATCGTCGGCATGATCAATTTCGCCCATGGCGATGTCTTCATGATCGGCGGCTTCATCGCCCTGATCACCTTCCTGATCCTGGTCTCGCTCGGCCTGACTGCGATTCCGGTGATCCTGCTGGTGGTGCTGCTGGTGTCGATGGCGATCACCGCGCTCTACGGCTGGACCATCGAGCGCATCGCCTACCGGCCCCTGCGTCACTCCTTCCGCCTCGCCCCGATGCTGTCGGCGATCGGCATGTCCTTCGTGCTGACCAATTACTCGCAGGTCGCGCAGGGCGCCCGCGTCAAGCCGATCCCGCCCTTCATCACCGGCGGCTATACGCTGCACGAAAGCGCGGACGGTTTTGTGATCCAGCTCTCCAACATCCAGATCATGGTGGTTCTCACCACCATCGTGCTGCTTGGGATCTTCACCTGGCTGGTGTCGCGCACCCGGCTCGGCCGCGACATGCGCGCCTGCGAGCAGGACCAGACCATGGCGGCGCTGCTCGGCGTCAACGTCGACCGCACCATCTCCATGACCTTCGTGATCGGGGCGGCACTCGCCGCGGTCGCGGGCCTGATGTACCTGCTCTATTACGGCCTGGTGGATTTCTTCATGGGCTTCGTCGCCGGCATCAAGGCGTTCACCGCGGCCGTGCTCGGCGGCATCGGCTCGCTGCCTGGCGCCATGCTGGGCGGTCTCGCGATCGGCCTGATCGAGACGTTCTGGTCGGCCTATTTCTCGGTCGAGTACAAGGACGTCGCGGCGTTCTCGATCCTGATCGTCGTGCTGATCTTCATGCCGACCGGCCTGCTCGGCCGTCCCGAAGTCGAAAAAGTCTGA